From the Drosophila sechellia strain sech25 chromosome X, ASM438219v1, whole genome shotgun sequence genome, the window TAATATAGCATCCCAAAACCCCATATTTCTTCACTTATCACTCGGAACTTTCAAGCCGTTGATCTTAAAGCCTAGCCTAACCGAAAACTACAACTACTAAAACTACTACTTGAGATCTTTAAGTGCAGCAGCGAATccaaaactaaactaaacatTACTAACCTAGCGATCTAACTAACTCGTTTATATTGATAAGCATGAAATTGAGCTTTTTAATTGTGCAGAACCCAAATTAGAACACAAAGAAATACAGCTACAAAATACACCGACACCTAGAACACAGATGGATTTGGAGAAAGCAGCGTAGGATTTGAGGAATGAGTTATGTATGTTCTTCTATAACCCATAGTATGTCATGTCAGTATGTCCCCCCTACTTCTATGATTTCCCACGGAGCTATTTTGAAGTGCCCCCGACTTTCAAGCGACAGCAGCAGGATATTGATACCACAAATGCAGAAGTCAACTCAAATTTCAAGGAATTGATCCTATTagaattcgattcgattcttTTGCATTTCAAAGTTTGCCCTTGCTGACTTCTTATATTCTGTTTGGTGAGTGGAGAAAGTAACAAGAACAAGCGTGAATAAACatcaaaataattgaaaacttTTGGAAAAAGCATTTTTACTTGACATTTGATTGGATTATCCCAAACAGGTAAGGCGTTCTCAAGTTTAAAATGTAAGCTTTTATTTCAGCTTTTCAATGCGGAGATTCAGCTTATTTGTTTCAGGCAGATTAacagtttagttttattattatacgtTTCATTTGTTCACTTTACTTTGCCAGAATTTGCGCTGTTTATTGtatgaatataatatataatatatagattCGATATTCGTTTGTCTTTGCTACGATTTGAAGAAGGCCGCATAGAGCACGAAGGCAACAGATTTACAACATCAAACACTTTACAAATACGTTTCGATTactcatacacacacattACACACACGCCTAGCTAAGTAGGATGGATTGGAGGATAGGATTTGTTTGGATCGGCAACGATTCGAGAGTTCAACCAATTGTAACACCTCACTTCATCCGGAATTTTTCGTGGTTGCAGTTTGTATATAGGAATATTAAAAGCGTTAGGATCGTGATTCATTTATATTTGGGCGGGGCGGTTGGTAATCCTTGAATGATTTTCGATTTGGATATGAAAGCTACACTAATCTCAAGTTGTGTTCAGCCATTCATAAAAGGAAATGGTGACTCTTTTATGCAAAATATCTCAGTATAAGCGGATACAAATATATAGGAAGTTGtgtttttcccatttcaaTAAGTTTCATTGCGAATTTGCGAAAGTgtataacaataaatatagtTTTGTAGCATTTACATAATAGTTTGCATCACTTTTCATTCAGTTTTCAACAAGTTAAAGGATAATACAGCTGgaattgcaatttaaattaGTGTTGGATTTCGATCCCACTTGAACACTTAAGTTGCATCTGTTACACTGCACATTTACATATAATCTCTCGAAAATGGAATTTAAAACCTGTAATCTCAGCTGTTATCAGCTAATTTCAAAGATTACGTTCTCCCCGCCCTTTGCAAGTGTATAGCTAAATATGAATGCTATGTTTACGTAGTGAGGCGGCTTTGCCTCGTTCTCAGTTGAGTTGCCCTACTCCAGGGGAttcccctcctcctcctgctgtcTCGCTCGGTTTCGCTCACATGGCGAAACTGAGCTGCAGAGCATTGCGCAGCTCGTTGAGCACCATGGATCCAATGACCATTTTCTCGCAGTTTACCAGCAGCGTGAGGGCATCCTCTGTTTTCCAGTCGAGGGTGAGCAGGACGAGGCTTTTGGAGCTCAGGGTTTGGCCAGCGAAACAGTGTAGCTGGCCGCTGGAAGAGCTGTGCGTATGCGCCACGTTGATGGACTCGAAAACCTTTTTGCGCAAAGCGGCCACATCGATTAGATCCTGCCTCAGGCCACGCAACTCGCACTGGTGCTCATTCATTCCACGCAGCTTGGCCCGCTCCTCGCGATGACAGCTCTCTCCGATCTGGACGGATCTCACCAGCTCGCCCACCGGCGGCTTCAATTGCAGTCGTGAACTGCCGGCACTTGACAGAAGCTCTAGGTCTACAGCATGCGTCGAATCATTGAAATCGACGCCCAGCACTCCACTCGCTGTTTGTTGGGGCTGGAGAACAGTGATGGGCGCAAACTCATTCAATTGCATGCCTGCCGGCAGAGTTGTTTGGCCCAGACGAATGGCCGTAATCTCTTTTTCGTCACGATTCTGGAACTGCAGCTCAATGGAGCACATGCTCGAGGAGTAGAGatgcggagagcgggtgaaaCGGTAGGCCAAATGCAGCCCATGGCCACTGACCTTGTTAAGCAGCTCCTTGTGCTTGAACTCGATGTGCGAGGGACCCACCAATTCCACATGATTGCGGGCGTGCTGCGGCTGCAGTGGCGCCGCCTGTCCAGCCATCATTGGTGTGCCTATTGaagaattattaaataaaaagagcCTAATTTAGAGATGCATCTGCTTACCAGGCGTCAGGAATCCTCCCAGTGAGGGCGTCATCACGGGACCAATGGGCGGAATGTCATCCAAATCGAGTAGCAGGTCCAGATTGCTCTTGGCGGCCGTTTGCTCCGGCTGTTTCTCGTGGTTCGCTTTCAACTTCTCCGGCTTCGTGGCCGTGTCcgttttcgtttcgttctttttCACGTCATTATCGCTACCGGAAGCGCTGTCATCACTACTACTGCCACTGTACGCCGATGAATCCTCGCTGTCCGAAGTTCCTGACGAACCTGTcgcattgttattgttgtttgtaGTTGCTTTTACCGGCGAAGAAGTAGCGGCCAGCTCATTGCTTCCAGCATCGATAAGCCGCTCCTTCAGCGAGGAAACCTTTGGCGGCTGCTGCTTtttcacctcctcctcctcatcgcTGCTCCCGCTGCCATCGCTATCGGATTCACTGTCGCTAGTGCCGCTGCCACTGTTGCTGCCTGATTCCGAGTACGCGGAAGACTTTTCGTCCGATTCGGACAGGAAGCCCTTCTCGCCTCCAGCACCCTTTTCCTTACCGCCTTCCCGGCCGGATGTATCCTTGGAATGTCCAGAGGGTGAGTCCTCACCCGGCAGCTTGTCCTGCATAAATCCAGCTATATTGCGTACCGATGAGTCCGGTGGAATCACCGGAAAGGCGGGCAGTTCCTTGTAGCCAGCCGCTGGCATGTTTAGGTAGTGAGACAACGATCCTAACTGGAACGTGTTGCCATCGCGGTATTTACTCTCCGGCACCGGAGCCGGTTTGCTGGCGAGAAATACTTGGCGGGCATGCTGACTGAGCACCGAGCTCGTTCCGCTCGCCGGAAAGATAATTTGCCGCAGAAAACGGGCGCGATCGCGGACATCGTAGTTTGGATCGTAGCGGGCCAACGTAAAGACGTACTGACACAGCAACGACGTCTGCTCCGGATTCGTTAGATAGAGCTTAACGCCTAAGTTTAGGACCTGCAGCTTCACCACATCCTGCTCATCGACAAACGACTTGGCCATCTTGCGCAGCACATCCGGGGCAATTAGCGGTACCTTCTCGTTGTATTCGCCTATAAGCCAGATGATGGCTGCCCTAGCTGCGGGCACATTGATATA encodes:
- the LOC6612502 gene encoding AP-3 complex subunit beta-2; the encoded protein is MQQNSASNPFAMSTYVERPQMGLDVEFGADPASGAAFFQSDGRKHDDLKQMLDSNKDGLKLEAMKRIIGMIARGRDASDLFPAVVKNVVSKNIEVKKLVYVYLVRYAEEQQDLALLSISTFQRALKDPNQLIRASALRVLSSIRVSMIVPIVMLAIRDSAADLSPYVRKTAAHAIPKLYSLDADQKDELVMVIEKLLSDRTTLVVGSAVMAFDEVCPERVDLIHKNYRKLCNFLLDVDEWGQVIIINMLTRYARTQFVDPNADDEDLVNDGLGETPVNERFYDESSHSSSHSDDGSSDDEKNKSRTNNDNNGGGNGSRTPSSPSNSYHIDVDHRLLLRQTKPLLQSRNASVVMAVAQLYHHVAPKNEVQLIAKALIRLLRSHKEVQSVVLNCIASMSTKRKAIFEPHLKSFFVRTSDPTHIKLLKLDILTNLASAGSISLILREFQTYISSSDRSFVAATIQAIGRCASSIKEVTETCLSGLVHLLSNHDEHVVAESVVVIKRLLQTKAAEHFEIITQMAKLIDYINVPAARAAIIWLIGEYNEKVPLIAPDVLRKMAKSFVDEQDVVKLQVLNLGVKLYLTNPEQTSLLCQYVFTLARYDPNYDVRDRARFLRQIIFPASGTSSVLSQHARQVFLASKPAPVPESKYRDGNTFQLGSLSHYLNMPAAGYKELPAFPVIPPDSSVRNIAGFMQDKLPGEDSPSGHSKDTSGREGGKEKGAGGEKGFLSESDEKSSAYSESGSNSGSGTSDSESDSDGSGSSDEEEEVKKQQPPKVSSLKERLIDAGSNELAATSSPVKATTNNNNNATGSSGTSDSEDSSAYSGSSSDDSASGSDNDVKKNETKTDTATKPEKLKANHEKQPEQTAAKSNLDLLLDLDDIPPIGPVMTPSLGGFLTPGTPMMAGQAAPLQPQHARNHVELVGPSHIEFKHKELLNKVSGHGLHLAYRFTRSPHLYSSSMCSIELQFQNRDEKEITAIRLGQTTLPAGMQLNEFAPITVLQPQQTASGVLGVDFNDSTHAVDLELLSSAGSSRLQLKPPVGELVRSVQIGESCHREERAKLRGMNEHQCELRGLRQDLIDVAALRKKVFESINVAHTHSSSSGQLHCFAGQTLSSKSLVLLTLDWKTEDALTLLVNCEKMVIGSMVLNELRNALQLSFAM